In Megalobrama amblycephala isolate DHTTF-2021 linkage group LG10, ASM1881202v1, whole genome shotgun sequence, one DNA window encodes the following:
- the zfand4 gene encoding AN1-type zinc finger protein 4, with translation MTDKRNPPFFNDDNVGVVHYKLPFSETMELFIETLTGTCFQLRVSPFEQVVSVKAKIQRLEGIPVSQQHLIWNGMELEDEYCLHDYSITEGCTLKLVLAMRGGPVNTRRVTVTDDSVRDIADCLDAGREEMWEKSLPNKQVTFLVYREGDQLNFFRVVDRGDGTLTPVSETLSGATVHNVYTEEGEESESASSEQQTLENSITMSKMKLLKAKMENMNLNKKPKKTAKLKVRPPVGPRPCSGSLGSARHHRMFRVLPQIGHASSTHLPPIGDQQQPAVSSPAAGTSRQPFTSLSSPTSSSRAHSSSAASGIYMLQAEEPWDNPVPRKIRLPPKVSRLDMRGPKVMRDCVYPPVSLLSSPGVQDEVDLQSDRLTVTENSAVMEPPKAVPFNLPEPLSLDVSAQREQGLNSITVPEPNTAAPLLSQAINSNWRLASQPDLHLAGDPLTLPHIPQHFEFTGSAMQPSPAHALLRTSNSPSLPVGSPSRTTSVCGLKVDKRSEVISKSEARDITKMANKATKEPLGSVSNAELLASLAGGGGQESLAGPYSLGRLCATAAPLPTNIHLLQEDLLRRISPLQRTAGYTPSSSSSGHSSSIKRLGTPTHHLPPVKAPTGTKKKSSKHCFLCGKKTGLATSYECRCGNIFCSMHRYSETHDCTYDYKSAGRRFLQETNPIISAPKLPKI, from the exons ATGACTGACAAGAGAAACCCACCGTTTTTCAATGATGACAATGTAGGCGTGGTGCACTACAAGCTGCCCTTCAGCGAGACCATGGAGCTGTTCATTGAGACTTTGACAGGGACCTGCTTCCAGTTACGTGTCTCTCCGTTTGAACAGGTTGTCTCTGTCAAGGCCAAGATTCAAAGATTGGAGG GCATCCCGGTCTCTCAGCAGCATTTGATTTGGAATGGAATGGAGCTTGAAGACGAGTACTGCTTACATGATTACAG CATCACAGAGGGCTGCACTCTCAAGCTGGTGCTTGCCATGAGGGGAGGGCCTGTAAACACCAGACGAG TGACAGTGACAGATGACTCAGTGAGGGATATCGCTGACTGCCTTGATGCAGGGAGAGAGGAGATGTGGGAAAAGTCTCTGCCTAATAAACAGGTCACCTTCCTGGTGTACCGTGAGGGAGATCAGCTCAATTTCTTCCGAGTGGTGGATAGAGGAGATGGAACGCTCACACCTGTGTCTGAAACATTGAG CGGTGCCACAGTACATAATGTGTACACGGAGGAGGGGGAAGAATCAGAGAGTGCATCTTCAGAACAGCAGACGTTGGAGAACTCCATCACAATGAGCAAGATGAAACTGCTTAAGGCCAAGATGGAGAATATGAACCTTaacaaaaag CCCAAGAAGACTGCTAAATTAAAAGTCAGACCTCCAGTGGGTCCGCGGCCCTGCAGTGGTTCGCTCGGTTCTGCCCGACACCACCGAATGTTTCGTGTCCTTCCTCAGATAGGCCACGCCTCGTCAACACATCTACCTCCGATCGGAGATCAGCAGCAACCTGCAGTTTCATCCCCTGCTGCTGGCACCTCCCGCCAACCATTCACATCTCTCTCAAGTCCCACTTCCTCAAGCCGCGCTCATTCTTCCTCTGCAGCTTCGGGCATATATATGCTGCAGGCTGAGGAACCATGGGATAATCCAGTGCCCAGGAAGATCAGACTCCCTCCCAAAGTGTCCAGACTGGATATGAGAGGGCCTAAAGTCATGCGAGACTGTGTGTACCCACCTGTATCTCTTCTGTCCAGCCCTGGAGTTCAGGATGAGGTCGATCTCCAGAGCGACAGACTTACGGTAACCGAGAACTCTGCTGTGATGGAGCCGCCCAAAGCTGTTCCCTTCAATCTTCCTGAGCCCCTCAGTCTGGATGTATCCGCTCAGAGAGAGCAAGGTCTGAACTCTATAACTGTGCCGGAACCCAATACTGCAGCTCCTCTTCTTTCCCAAGCCATCAACTCAAACTGGAGGCTGGCATCCCAACCTGACCTGCACCTTGCCGGTGACCCCCTCACTCTTCCTCACATACCGCAGCACTTTGAGTTTACTGGTTCTGCCATGCAGCCAAGTCCAGCCCACGCTCTCCTCAGAACCAGCAACAGTCCGTCGCTTCCGGTCGGCTCCCCGTCACGGACCACATCTGTATGTGGGCTCAAAGTCGACAAGCGCTCAGAGGTGATTTCCAAAAGCGAGGCCAGAGATATTACAAAGATGGCCAATAAAGCGACTAAAGAGCCATTGGGCTCGGTGAGCAACGCAGAGCTTCTGGCCTCCCTGGCGGGCGGCGGAGGTCAAGAGTCCTTGGCCGGACCTTATTCTTTGGGCAGGTTATGTGCTACAGCCGCCCCCCTGCCGACCAACATCCATCTGTTGCAGGAAGACCTGCTGAGGAGGATCTCCCCCCTACAGAGAACAGCTGGGTACACG CCGTCAAGCTCATCAAGCGGCCACTCCAGTTCAATAAAGAGACTAG GCACTCCAACACATCACTTGCCCCCTGTGAAGGCTCCCACTGGAACAAAGAAAAAGAGTTCAAAGCACTGCTTCCTGTGTGGGAAGAAGACTGGTTTAGCCACCAGCTATGAATGCAG GTGTGGCAACATCTTCTGTTCAATGCACCGCTACTCAGAGACCCACGACTGCACCTATGACTACAAAAGCGCAGGTCGACGCTTTCTACAGGAGACCAACCCCATCATAAGTGCACCAAAGCTGCCCAAAATATGA